The Anaerolineales bacterium region TCCCTGGTCGCCGCGGCGTTTGGAATATCTGCTTGAGGATCTGGGCAAGGAAGCCGGGCTGGATAAGCAGCTTTCGTTCCTGATGTGTCGCTGGAGTTGTGCTTTGCGCGATCTGCGCAGCGGCATGGACGAAAACCACCTGCGCCAAAAACTGGGCGTCTCAGAGATCCAATGGCGCGAACTCAGCATGAAGCTCAGCCGCCTGCGCGCCGAAGACCAATTGCAATTGTTTTAGCCAGCAATAAAGCTATTCGCCCACGCTCACCACCCGCGCATGCAGCGCAGGCATGCCCACCTGCGCGACGTAGCCGTGTGCCAGGCGCAAGCCCGGCGCCCACACCACCTCGTCGCCTTTGCACAGTAACGGCCAGGCGGCCCGCGCTCGCTGCGGCAGCTTGGCATTGATGAACACATCCGATAATTTTTGCGTGCCCTGCGCCAGCGCCATGCGGTCGCCAGGCCGCGGGCGGCGCAGGGTCAGCTCGCCGCCGATACGCTCTGCATCCAGCCACGCCTCATACACATCTCCCGTCGGGGCGGCCGCAGGCTGGACCTCATCCAAGCGCAGCTTCCATCCCGGGCCTAACGGCACGCTCACTCCGGCTTCCAAATGTACCGTCGCCTCCGGCGCTTGCGGCCAGGCGACTGGCAGCTGCGCGCTGCGCTCGGCCAGCCACAGTCGCTCACCCTCCACCAGGATCACTAGACCCTCAAACCAATCATACGGGCCGCCCTCCTCATTTAATCCCTCACGCGCTTGCTCCACCAGGGCAAAGCTCAACTCGCCGCTGTGCGGGCGTAGAGCCTGCGCGGCACGGCGCAGCACGCGCCGCTGCAGCGCCAGCGGTTGGCTTTGCAGTGCGCTGCGCTGCAAAGCCACATAGCTTGGCCCAGCCGCGGCCAGGCAGCGCCGCCAAGCAGCTTGCCCCTCAGCCTGCAGCACGGCCTCTTCGGCGGCCAGCAGCTCACCCGTGTGCACCAGGCGCGTCTTCACTCCGGGCGCAAACTGCTCTAAAAGCGGCAAGAGTTCATGCCGCACTTTGTTCCTAAAATACGCCGGGTCCTGATTGCTCGGGTCCGTCAGCGTTTCCAAACCATGCGCCTGGCAATACGCCAGCACATCCGCGCGGCTGGCCGCCAACAGCGGGCGCACCAGCGCCACGCGCTCGCTCCACGGGTTAGGCAGCCAATGCGCCTGCATGCCGTGCAGGCCCTGCGGGCCTGCCCCGCGCAGCAGGTGCATCACGATCGTCTCGGCCTGGTCATCCGCATGGTGCGCCACCACTACCGCTTGCGCATCCTGCGCATGGGCCAACTCGAACAAGAACGCATAGCGCGCTGCGCGTGCCGCTTCCTCGATCGTCTGGCCTTCAGCCCCCGCCCGCGCGGCCACATCCACCCGCCGGCTGGCAAAACCCACGCCGTAGCCGGC contains the following coding sequences:
- the tilS gene encoding tRNA lysidine(34) synthetase TilS, with amino-acid sequence MSAHSLLSEAAMRQMEPGKLLVLGFSGGPDSAAALHALHAAGWPLLAAHLDHGLRPESAQDAEAAAAMAAGYGVGFASRRVDVAARAGAEGQTIEEAARAARYAFLFELAHAQDAQAVVVAHHADDQAETIVMHLLRGAGPQGLHGMQAHWLPNPWSERVALVRPLLAASRADVLAYCQAHGLETLTDPSNQDPAYFRNKVRHELLPLLEQFAPGVKTRLVHTGELLAAEEAVLQAEGQAAWRRCLAAAGPSYVALQRSALQSQPLALQRRVLRRAAQALRPHSGELSFALVEQAREGLNEEGGPYDWFEGLVILVEGERLWLAERSAQLPVAWPQAPEATVHLEAGVSVPLGPGWKLRLDEVQPAAAPTGDVYEAWLDAERIGGELTLRRPRPGDRMALAQGTQKLSDVFINAKLPQRARAAWPLLCKGDEVVWAPGLRLAHGYVAQVGMPALHARVVSVGE